From a single Ciconia boyciana chromosome 11, ASM3463844v1, whole genome shotgun sequence genomic region:
- the MST1 gene encoding hepatocyte growth factor-like protein isoform X1, producing the protein MQPVLGVLLALAAALGSGHRSPLNDYQRLRATELLAVPADPLLPLPERGPAEQCAQRCTASLACRAFHRDRQSQLCQLLPWTQHSPRVQLQKNIHYDLYQKKEYLRDCIVADGTSYRGTRATTEKGLRCQHWQATTPHDHRFLPSPRNGLEENYCRNPDQDKRGPWCYTIDPNIRHQSCGIKKCEDAICMTCNGEEYRGAVDHTESGTECQRWDLQHPHKHPYHPDKYPDKGLDDNYCRNPDSSERPWCYTTDPRREREYCRIRLCTEKRPRPLNVTTSCFRAKGEGYRGRVNVTVSGIPCQRWDTQTPHQHHFVPEKYPCKDLQENYCRNPDGSEAPWCFTARPTIRIAFCFHIRRCSDELSTQDCYHGHGERYRGHVSKTRKGITCQPWAAQAPHVPQISPITHPEAHLEENYCRNPDNDSHGPWCYTMDPRTPFDYCAIKPCSGSMVPSVLENADVVAFEQCGRRDERLQRKGRIVGGQPGNSPWTVSIRNRAGVHFCGGSLVKEQWVISTRQCFSSCDADLAGYEVQLGTLFKNPGPGDPDQQTIPIARIVCGPSESQLVMLKLVRPAALNRRVALICLPPERYVVPAGTVCEIAGWGETKGTADSSVLNVARLPVLAHGECNAALRGRLKEGELCTAPLRAGVGACEGDYGGPLACLTADCWVLEGVIIPSRVCARTDQPALFVRVSLYVDWIHKVMKMG; encoded by the exons ATGCAGCCCGTGCTGGGTGTCCTGCTCGCCCTGGCCGCGGCCCTCGGCTCAG GCCACCGCTCACCCCTCAACGACTACCAGCGCCTGCGAGCCACCGAGCTGCTGGCAGTGCCCGCGGACCcactgctgccgctgccggAGCGGGGCCCCGCAGAGCAGTGTGCCCAGCGCTGTACCGCCAGCCTGGCTTGCCG GGCTTTCCACCGCGACCGGCAGAgccagctgtgccagctgctgccctggaCCCAGCACTCACCCCGTGtccagctgcagaaaaacatcCACTATGACCTGTACCAGAAGAAAG agTACCTGCGGGACTGCATTGTGGCTGACGGCACCAGCTACCGCGGCACGCGGGCCACGACAGAGAAGGGTCTGCGCTGCCAGCACTGGCAAGCCACAACACCGCACGATCACAg ATTCCTACCGTCCCCCCGCAATGGGCTGGAGGAGAATTACTGCCGAAACCCCGATCAGGACAAGCGGGGCCCGTGGTGTTACACCATCGACCCCAACATCCGGCACCAGAGCTGCGGCATCAAGAAGTGCGAGGACG CCATCTGCATGACCTGCAACGGGGAGGAGTACCGCGGTGCTGTGGACCACACCGAGTCGGGAACGGAGTGCCAGCGCTGGGACCTGCAGCACCCACATAAGCACCCCTACCACCCTGACAA GTACCCCGACAAGGGGCTGGACGACAACTACTGCCGCAACCCCGACAGCTCCGAGCGGCCCTGGTGCTACACCACCGACCCCAGGCGGGAGCGCGAGTACTGCCGCATCCGCCTCTGCA CAGAGAAACGCCCACGGCCCCTCAATGTCACCACCAGCTGCTTCAGGGCCAAGGGCGAAGGCTACCGGGGCCGAGTGAACGTCACCGTATCGGGGATCCCCTGCCAGCGCTGGGACACCCAAACGCCCCACCAGCACCACTTTGTGCCCGAGAAGTACCCATGCAA GGACCTGCAGGAGAACTACTGCCGCAACCCCGACGGCTCGGAGGCACCGTGGTGCTTCACCGCCCGCCCCACCATCCGCATCGCCTTCTGCTTCCACATCCGCCGCTGCTCTGACGAGCTGAGCACCCAAG acTGCTACCACGGCCACGGCGAGCGCTACCGCGGCCACGTCAGCAAGACGCGCAAGGGCATcacctgccagccctgggctgcCCAGGCGCCCCACGTGCCCCA GATCTCACCCATCACCCACCCTGAGGCACACCTGGAGGAGAACTACTGCCGCAACCCCGATAACGACAGCCATGGCCCCTGGTGCTACACCATGGACCCCCGCACCCCCTTCGACTACTGCGCCATCAAGCCCTGCT CCGGCAGCATGGTGCCCTCCGTCCTGGAGAACGCAG ATGTGGTGGCATTCGAGCAGTGCGGCCGGCGGGACGAGAGGCTGCAGCGGAAAGGGCGCATCGTCGGCGGCCAGCCTGGCAACTCGCCCTGGACCGTCAGCATCCGCAACCG ggcCGGCGTGCACTTCTGCGGGGGGTCCCTGGTGAAGGAGCAGTGGGTGATCAGCACACGCCAGTGCTTCTCCTCCTG CGACGCCGACCTGGCAGGCTACGAGGTGCAGCTGGGGACGCTTTTCAAGAACCCTGGCCCCGGGGACCCCGACCAGCAGACCATCCCCATTGCGCGGATCGTCTGCGGCCCCTCCGAGTCCCAGCTGGTGATGCTGAAGCTGGTGAG GCCGGCCGCTCTGAACAGGCGCGTGGCCCTGATCTGCCTGCCGCCCGAGCGCTACGTTGTGCCCGCAGGCACCGTCTGCGAGATCGCCGGCTGGGGGGAAACCAAAG GCACGGCGGACAGCAGCGTGCTGAACGTGGCACGGCTGCCTGTGCTGGCCCACGGCGAGTGCAACGCGGCGCTGCGCGGGCGCCTGAAGGAGGGCGAGCTGTGCACCGCCCCACTGCGTGCCGGCGTGGGGGCCTGTGAG GGAGATTATGGGGGGCCGCTGGCCTGCCTCACCGCCGACTgctgggtgctggagggggtCATCATCCCCTCCCGCGTCTGTGCCCGCACCGACCAGCCCGCCCTCTTCGTCCGTGTCTCCCTCTACGTCGACTGGATCCACAAGGTGATGAAGATGGGCTGA
- the APEH gene encoding acylamino-acid-releasing enzyme produces MQRGTAEGERARWAARWAARGSWRAGAGQAPRARLLAHALAARPLPSGRRRRPSAAEQGPMASGTERGAEVGEGARGGRAAGGPAACYRELSRFPAVTHAALGATAGGQTFLLYTECSRPDLPRRRLLRFSRHYSLRHTGSGGLAVSRAALSAEIHNQLLSQDSPTGQYRAVLSRCPRQGHELLEVWDSGGRSHSVDLTALGKHGEVYTEGPFACLAWSRSEKRLLYVAEKSRPKPRPPCPWDVLGAARPAEEDEDEEGERFVYREDWGEALGTRSVPVLCALDLESSSLSVLEGVPEHLSPGQALWSPDDRGVVFVGWWHEPFRLGLSACSNRRSGIFHLDLAGGHCELLSAECGAACSPRLSPDGRRLLYLQGGLGGPHRQCLQLRMLTWQTRQSVTVLDVVWEPTEAFAGLYTETLPLRCWAADSRRAVLGTPQRSRTDLLLVDTEAATVTNLTAGLPEGCWELLTLQWDLLVATCSAPHRPPSLVVAVLPPAGRELPLRWVPVEDAPTVPGVTWKTLTVRPPCSGQSPTTHGTQAFEALLLSPPESTAPHPLVVCPHGGPHAVFDARWRPSMAALCWLGFAVLLVNYRGSLGFGQAGISSLLARVGEQDVADTQLAVEQALRSEPLDPRRLALLAGSHGAFIALHLLAREPERYQACALRSPVSNLPALLGTSDIPDWRYVSLGLPYSFERVPRAEEVAAMLLRSPIAQAARVRTPVLLCVGARDRRVSPTQALELYRVLRARGVPVRLLWYPAGGHALAGVETEADVFGNCARWLLQHLGQPRQDGPGRHSP; encoded by the exons ATGCAGCGTGGCACGGCAGAGGGTGAACGGGCTCGGTGGGCAGCGCGGTGGGCGGCGCGGGGCAGCTGGAGGGCCGGCGCTGGCCAGGCCCCTCGCGCCAGGCTGCTCGCGCATGCCTTGGCAGCCCGCCCGCTGCCGAGCGGCAGGCGCCGGCGGCCCAGCGCGGCGGAGCAAGGCCCCATGGCCTCGGGGACCGAGCGGGGAGCAGAGGTGGGCGAGGGGGCCCGAGGGGGCCGC GCGgccggcggccccgctgcctgctACCGGGAGCTGAGCCGGTTCCCTGCCGTCACCCATGCCGCCCTCGGGGCCACCGCGGGGGGACAGACTTTCCTGCTCTACACCG AGTGCAGCCGGCCCGacctgccccgccgccggctcctgCGCTTCAGCCGCCACTACAGCCTGCGGCACACGGGCAGCGGCGGCCTCGCTGTCAGCCGAGCAGCGCTCAGCGCCGAGATCCACAACCA GCTCCTCAGCCAGGACTCGCCCACGGGGCAGTACCGTGCCGTGCTCAGCCGCTGCCCGCGGCAGGGCCACGAGCTGCTGGAG gtGTGGGACAGCGGTGGGCGCAGCCACAGCGTGGACCTCACAGCGCTGGGGAAGCACGGGGAGGTCTACACGGAGG GGCCCTTCGCCTGCCTGGCCTGGTCCCGCTCGGAGAAGCGGCTGCTCTACGTGGCCGAGAAGAGCCGCCCCAAACCACGGCCCCCCTGCCcctgggatgtgctgggagcagccaggccagcagaggaggatgaggatgaagag GGCGAGCGGTTCGTGTACCGCGAGGACTGGGGGGAGGCGCTGGGCACCCGCAGCGTGCCCGTCCTCTGCGCCCTGGacctggagagcagcagcctcTCAGTGCTGGAGGGGGTCCCGGAGCACCTCTCCCCTGGCCAG GCCCTGTGGTCCCCGGATGACCGCGGTGTGGTGTTCGTGGGCTGGTGGCACGAGCCCTTCCGCCTAGGGCTGAGCGCCTGCTCCAACAGGAG GTCGGGGATTTTCCACCTGGACCTGGCCGGTGGGCACTGCG agctgctgtcaGCTGAGTGTGGTGCCGCCTGCTCCCCCCGGCTGAGCCCCGATGGCCGGCGCCTGCTCTACCTGCAGGGGGGCCTGGGGGGACCCCACCGGCAGTGCCTGCAGCTGCGCATG CTCACCTGGCAAACGAGGCAGTCGGTGACGGTGCTCGATGTGGTGTGGGAGCCCACAGAGG CCTTTGCCGGGCTCTACACCGAAACGCTGCCGCTGCGGTGCTGGGCGGCTGACAGCCGGCGAGCCGTGCTGGGCACCCCGCAGCGGAGCCGCACG gaCCTGCTGCTCGTGGACACGGAGGCGGCCACCGTCACCAACCTGACCGCAG GGTTGCCCGAagggtgctgggagctgctcaCCCTCCAGTGGGACCTGCTGGTGGCCACCTGCTCGGCCCCGCACCGCCCTCCCAGCCTG GTGGTGGCGGTGCTGCCGCCGGCAGGCCGGGAGCTGCCCCTTCGCTGGGTGCCGGTGGAGGATGCCCCGACGGTGCCTGGTGTCACCTGGAAGACCCTGACCGTCCGGCCACCCTGCAGCGGGCAAAGCCCCACCACGCACG GAACCCAGGCCTTCgaggctctgctgctgagcccACCGGAGAGCACAGCACCGCACCCCCTCGTCGTGTGCCCCCACG GTGGCCCCCACGCTGTCTTTGACGCCCGCTGGCGCCCAAGCATGGCCGCgctgtgctggctgggcttCGCCGTGCTCCTGG tgaACTACCGCGGCTCCCTGGGCTTTGGTCAGGCTGGCATCAGCTCCCTGCTCGCCCGCGTGGGTGAGCAGGATGTGGCGGACACCCAG CTGGCGGTGGAGCAGGCGCTGCGCAGCGAGCCCCTGGACCCGCGCCgcctggctctgctggctggCTCCCACGGAGCTTTCATCGCCCTCCACCTCCTTGCCCGTGAGCCCGAGCGCTACCAAGCCTGCGCCCTGCGCAGCCCGGTCTCCAACCTGCCCGCGCTGCTGGGCACCTCCGACATCCCCGACTG GCGCTACGTCTCCCTGGGCCTGCCCTACTCCTTCGAGCGGGTGCCCCGTGCCGAGGAGGTGGCTGCCATGCTGCTGCGCTCGCCCATCGCCCAGGCGGCCCGG GTGCGGACGCCGGTGCTGCTGTGCGTGGGCGCCCGGGACCGGCGCGTCAGCCCCACGCAGGCACTGGAGCTGTACCGGGTGCTGCGGGCCAGGGGCGTGCCGGTGCG GCTGCTGTGGTACCCGGCGGGCGGCCACGCGCTGGCCGGCGTGGAGACAGAGGCCGACGTCTTCGGAAACTGCGCCCGCTGGCTCCTCCAGCacctggggcagccccggcaggaCGGGCCGGGACGGCACAGCCCCTAG
- the MST1 gene encoding hepatocyte growth factor-like protein isoform X2: MQPVLGVLLALAAALGSGHRSPLNDYQRLRATELLAVPADPLLPLPERGPAEQCAQRCTASLACRAFHRDRQSQLCQLLPWTQHSPRVQLQKNIHYDLYQKKEYLRDCIVADGTSYRGTRATTEKGLRCQHWQATTPHDHRFLPSPRNGLEENYCRNPDQDKRGPWCYTIDPNIRHQSCGIKKCEDAICMTCNGEEYRGAVDHTESGTECQRWDLQHPHKHPYHPDKYPDKGLDDNYCRNPDSSERPWCYTTDPRREREYCRIRLCKKRPRPLNVTTSCFRAKGEGYRGRVNVTVSGIPCQRWDTQTPHQHHFVPEKYPCKDLQENYCRNPDGSEAPWCFTARPTIRIAFCFHIRRCSDELSTQDCYHGHGERYRGHVSKTRKGITCQPWAAQAPHVPQISPITHPEAHLEENYCRNPDNDSHGPWCYTMDPRTPFDYCAIKPCSGSMVPSVLENADVVAFEQCGRRDERLQRKGRIVGGQPGNSPWTVSIRNRAGVHFCGGSLVKEQWVISTRQCFSSCDADLAGYEVQLGTLFKNPGPGDPDQQTIPIARIVCGPSESQLVMLKLVRPAALNRRVALICLPPERYVVPAGTVCEIAGWGETKGTADSSVLNVARLPVLAHGECNAALRGRLKEGELCTAPLRAGVGACEGDYGGPLACLTADCWVLEGVIIPSRVCARTDQPALFVRVSLYVDWIHKVMKMG, translated from the exons ATGCAGCCCGTGCTGGGTGTCCTGCTCGCCCTGGCCGCGGCCCTCGGCTCAG GCCACCGCTCACCCCTCAACGACTACCAGCGCCTGCGAGCCACCGAGCTGCTGGCAGTGCCCGCGGACCcactgctgccgctgccggAGCGGGGCCCCGCAGAGCAGTGTGCCCAGCGCTGTACCGCCAGCCTGGCTTGCCG GGCTTTCCACCGCGACCGGCAGAgccagctgtgccagctgctgccctggaCCCAGCACTCACCCCGTGtccagctgcagaaaaacatcCACTATGACCTGTACCAGAAGAAAG agTACCTGCGGGACTGCATTGTGGCTGACGGCACCAGCTACCGCGGCACGCGGGCCACGACAGAGAAGGGTCTGCGCTGCCAGCACTGGCAAGCCACAACACCGCACGATCACAg ATTCCTACCGTCCCCCCGCAATGGGCTGGAGGAGAATTACTGCCGAAACCCCGATCAGGACAAGCGGGGCCCGTGGTGTTACACCATCGACCCCAACATCCGGCACCAGAGCTGCGGCATCAAGAAGTGCGAGGACG CCATCTGCATGACCTGCAACGGGGAGGAGTACCGCGGTGCTGTGGACCACACCGAGTCGGGAACGGAGTGCCAGCGCTGGGACCTGCAGCACCCACATAAGCACCCCTACCACCCTGACAA GTACCCCGACAAGGGGCTGGACGACAACTACTGCCGCAACCCCGACAGCTCCGAGCGGCCCTGGTGCTACACCACCGACCCCAGGCGGGAGCGCGAGTACTGCCGCATCCGCCTCTGCA AGAAACGCCCACGGCCCCTCAATGTCACCACCAGCTGCTTCAGGGCCAAGGGCGAAGGCTACCGGGGCCGAGTGAACGTCACCGTATCGGGGATCCCCTGCCAGCGCTGGGACACCCAAACGCCCCACCAGCACCACTTTGTGCCCGAGAAGTACCCATGCAA GGACCTGCAGGAGAACTACTGCCGCAACCCCGACGGCTCGGAGGCACCGTGGTGCTTCACCGCCCGCCCCACCATCCGCATCGCCTTCTGCTTCCACATCCGCCGCTGCTCTGACGAGCTGAGCACCCAAG acTGCTACCACGGCCACGGCGAGCGCTACCGCGGCCACGTCAGCAAGACGCGCAAGGGCATcacctgccagccctgggctgcCCAGGCGCCCCACGTGCCCCA GATCTCACCCATCACCCACCCTGAGGCACACCTGGAGGAGAACTACTGCCGCAACCCCGATAACGACAGCCATGGCCCCTGGTGCTACACCATGGACCCCCGCACCCCCTTCGACTACTGCGCCATCAAGCCCTGCT CCGGCAGCATGGTGCCCTCCGTCCTGGAGAACGCAG ATGTGGTGGCATTCGAGCAGTGCGGCCGGCGGGACGAGAGGCTGCAGCGGAAAGGGCGCATCGTCGGCGGCCAGCCTGGCAACTCGCCCTGGACCGTCAGCATCCGCAACCG ggcCGGCGTGCACTTCTGCGGGGGGTCCCTGGTGAAGGAGCAGTGGGTGATCAGCACACGCCAGTGCTTCTCCTCCTG CGACGCCGACCTGGCAGGCTACGAGGTGCAGCTGGGGACGCTTTTCAAGAACCCTGGCCCCGGGGACCCCGACCAGCAGACCATCCCCATTGCGCGGATCGTCTGCGGCCCCTCCGAGTCCCAGCTGGTGATGCTGAAGCTGGTGAG GCCGGCCGCTCTGAACAGGCGCGTGGCCCTGATCTGCCTGCCGCCCGAGCGCTACGTTGTGCCCGCAGGCACCGTCTGCGAGATCGCCGGCTGGGGGGAAACCAAAG GCACGGCGGACAGCAGCGTGCTGAACGTGGCACGGCTGCCTGTGCTGGCCCACGGCGAGTGCAACGCGGCGCTGCGCGGGCGCCTGAAGGAGGGCGAGCTGTGCACCGCCCCACTGCGTGCCGGCGTGGGGGCCTGTGAG GGAGATTATGGGGGGCCGCTGGCCTGCCTCACCGCCGACTgctgggtgctggagggggtCATCATCCCCTCCCGCGTCTGTGCCCGCACCGACCAGCCCGCCCTCTTCGTCCGTGTCTCCCTCTACGTCGACTGGATCCACAAGGTGATGAAGATGGGCTGA